TCAATTGCCTCCACGCGCGGACTCACAGAGTCCACGCTACCCCCTTTTAACCAAACCAACCACTTCATGGACGCGACCCTGACCCCGACTGACCAACAGCCGCTGCGCCGGCTCCATATCCTGGCCGCGGCCGGCGTGCAGATGCGCACGTTTCACCTCACGTGGCTCACGTTTTTCTGCTGCTTTTTTGGGTGGTTCGGCATTGCGCCGCTCATGCCGCTGGTGCGCGAGCAGCTGCATTTGGATAAGGGGCAGGTGGGCAATATTGTCATTGCCTCGGTGTCGGCTACCATTATAGCCCGGATGCTGATGGGTAAGCTTTGCGACACCATTGGGCCGCGCCTGGCTTATACCTGGCTGCTGGTAATCGGCTCTATTCCGGTGATGCTCATTGGGTTGAGCAACAGCTACGAGAGCTTTCTGCTGTTTCGGCTGGCCATTGGCATCATTGGGGCGTCGTTCGTGATTACGCAGTTTCACACGTCCATGATGTTTGCGCCCAACGTGGTGGGCACCGCCAACGCGGTGGCCGGCGGCTGGGGCAACCTCGGCGCGGGCGTCGCCAATATGCTGATGCCGCTGCTAGCGGCGGGCTTCGTGGCCCTGGGCTTCACCACCAAAGCCGACTCGTGGCGCTACGCGATGGTGGTGCCGGGCGTGGTGCTGCTGCTGATGGCCGTGCTCTACTACCGCTACACCCAGGACACGCCCCGCGGCAACTACGCCGACATTCACCGCGACGCCACTACCAAGCCCAAAGGCACTTTCGGGCTGGCCATGCGCGACCACCGCACCTGGCTGCTGGCCCTGGCCTACGGTGCCTGCTTCGGCATCGAAATCACGGTGGATAACGTGGCGGCCGTGTATTTCGTGGACCACTTTGGGGCTACGCTCGTGGCGGCGGGCTTCCTGGCGGGCACCTTCGGCTTCATGAATATTTTTGCCCGCGCCCTGGGCGGCATCGTGAGCGACCGCACCGGCCGCGCCTACGGTATGCAGGGCAAGTGGCTGCTGCTAAGTGCTATGCTGGTGCTCGAAGGCCTGGGCATCGCCTTCTTCTCCCTGGCCCCGAGCCTGGGGCTGGCCATCGCGGCCATGCTGCTGTTCGCGCTTTTCCTGAAAATGGCCAATGGCTGCACCTACTCCATCGTGCCCTTCGTGAACCGCCAGGCCATCGGCAGCGTGAGCGGCATTGTGGGCGCGGGCGGCAACCTGGGCGCGATGCTGGTCGGCTTTTTATTTAAGTCCAAGGAAATCAGCTACAGTACGGCCTTTCTCTACATCGGCGGCGGCGTGGCCGTGGTGGGCGCGCTGGTGCTGCTGGTGCGCCTGGTGGCCAGGGAGGTGGGTAGGGAGGCCGCGCCGGAAGTAGCCGTGGCGCTGGCGTAGTTGCGCCCTACCCCCCTGTCTCCCTCTGGGTCACCTCACCCCCTAGCCCCCTCTCCAAAAGAGAGGGGGGACTAGCTATAGTTCTAAAAATAGAATTACTAGCTACTAAGACTAAAAACTAGTCCCCCCTCTTTTTTGGAGAGGGGGCTAGGGGGTGAGGTGCTCCGGAGGGCGACAGGAGGAGAGAGATAGAATCAAAAAGTTGAAAAGCACTCGTTGACTATGCCCATCAAAGCCCCCGCCCTGCCCTCCATTTGCTGCTACTGCGGGGTAGGCTGCGGGGTATTGATTGAGCCGCTGAAAAACGGCGACGTGGCCGTGACGGGCAACCCCGCCTACCCCGTCAATCGGGGCGCGCTGTGCAGCAAGGGCTTAAACCTGCAATACACCGTGAACGACCGCTCGGACCGGCTGCTGTACCCGCAGATGCGCTATAGCAAAAGCCGGCCCTTGCAGCGCGTGAGCTGGGACGAGGCGCTGGCGCGCACGGCCGCGGTTTTCAAGACCTTTATCGCGCAGTACGGCCCCAATTCGGTGGCATTCTACGCCTCGGGGCAGTACCTCACGGAGGAATATTACGTGCTCAATAAGCTCATGAAGGGCTTTATCGGCAGCAACAACCTCGACACCAACTCGCGCCTGTGCATGAGCAGCGCGGTGGTGGGCTACAAAATGGCCCTGGGCGAAGACAGCGTGCCGGTGTGCTACGACGACATCGAGCTGGCCGACTGCCTGCTGGTGGCCGGGGCCAACCCCGCCTGGTGTCACCCCATTTTGTGGCGGCGCGTGGAGGCCCACAAAGCTGCTAATCCGGAGACGAAAATCATCGTCATCGACCCGCGCGCCACCGACTCGACCGCGCTGGCCGACCTGCATTTGCAGCTCATTCCCGGCACCGACGTGGTGCTGAACCAGGCCCTGGCCCGCGCCTTGATAGAGAATGGCGACGTGGACCTGGCTTTCATCGAGCAGCACGCCGAGGGCTTTGAGGCCTACCAGGCCATTGTGTTTGAACGCAGTCTGGCCGAGTCGGCGCAAGTGTGTGGGGTAGGGGAGGCGGATATCCGGCTGGCGGCGAGCTACATCGGGAGCGCCAAGGCATTTTTGTCGATGTGGACGATGGGGCTTAACCAGAGCGCCGTGGGCGTGGACAAGAACCTGAGCCTGCTCAACCTGCACCTCCTCACGGGGCAGATTGGGCGGCCGGGCGCGGGGCCGCTCTCGCTCACCGGCCAGCCCAATGCCATGGGCGGGCGCGAGGTGGGCGGCCTCTCCAACCTCCTACCTGCCCACCGCAACCTGGCCAACCCGGCGCACCGCGTCGAGGTGCAGCAGTTCTGGGGCAGCGGGCCGCTGGCGGCTACCCCCGGTTTCACGGCCACCGAAATGTTTGAGGCGCTGGAAGATGGCCGCCTCAAAGCCATCTGGATACTGTGTACCAATCCGCTGACCAGCCTGCCCAACGCCCGCCAGGCCGAAGCCGCGCTGGCCAAGGCCAAATTCGTGGTGGTGCAGGAAGTGAGCAATCAGCCCACTACCCTCGCCTACGCCGACGTCATTTTGCCAGCCGCCGCCTGGGCCGAAAAAGAGGGCACTATGACCAATTCGGAGCGCCGCATCAGCCACCTGGCCAAGGTGGTGGACGCGCCCGGCGAGGCCCTGCCCGATGCCGAAATCATCTGCCGCTTTGCGCGGGAGATGGGTTTTCGCGGCTTCGACTTCCCTACCCCCTCCGCCATCTACGACGAGCACGCCCGCCTCACGGCCGGCACCACGCTGGATATTTCGGGGCTGACTTACGGCATTTTGCAGGAGCGCGGCTCGGTGCAGTGGCCCTACCGGGCGGGCCGAGCCGAGCCCGGCACGGCGCGCCTTTTCACTGACCAGCAGTTCTATACGCCGT
The genomic region above belongs to Hymenobacter psoromatis and contains:
- a CDS encoding MFS transporter, translated to MDATLTPTDQQPLRRLHILAAAGVQMRTFHLTWLTFFCCFFGWFGIAPLMPLVREQLHLDKGQVGNIVIASVSATIIARMLMGKLCDTIGPRLAYTWLLVIGSIPVMLIGLSNSYESFLLFRLAIGIIGASFVITQFHTSMMFAPNVVGTANAVAGGWGNLGAGVANMLMPLLAAGFVALGFTTKADSWRYAMVVPGVVLLLMAVLYYRYTQDTPRGNYADIHRDATTKPKGTFGLAMRDHRTWLLALAYGACFGIEITVDNVAAVYFVDHFGATLVAAGFLAGTFGFMNIFARALGGIVSDRTGRAYGMQGKWLLLSAMLVLEGLGIAFFSLAPSLGLAIAAMLLFALFLKMANGCTYSIVPFVNRQAIGSVSGIVGAGGNLGAMLVGFLFKSKEISYSTAFLYIGGGVAVVGALVLLVRLVAREVGREAAPEVAVALA